The sequence TTGCGGCCGGTAGCGCCGGAGGTCAATCCGAATTTTCCGTTCAAGGCGGCGGGCCTGGCGAAAGACGTGCCGTGGTTTTCGTGCGTGGGCAACCACGACAACCTTGGCAACGGCAATTTCACCATCGACCGTTCGGCCCCGGACCCGGTGGACTGGCACGCCCCGGTCAGCCCGACGGTGGCGCGGTTCCTGGGGTTGCTGGATTTGGACCCGCCGCGGATGTCGCTGATGCCCACGGACGGCCAGAGCCTGGCTATCCTGCTCGCGGGCGAGGCCGAGCCGATCGACCCGCATTCGTATCAGTTGATGCCCGAACTGCTCGAGCGCGGCCCTATTCCGCCGGACGCCGCGCGGCGCTACCTGTCGAAGCAGGCGTTTATCGCGGAGCATTTCAACACGTCGTCGTTCCCGGCGGGACACGGCTTCATGCCCGTCGGGGTGTTGACCGGGCAGGCGTACTACGCTTTCCGCCCAAAGCAGGACGTGCCGGTCCGGTTCATCGTGCTCGATTCCGTGGGGCCGGACGCGATCCCGGGGTACGTGGGTGCGGACGGCGCGCTGTCCTACGCCGAGTTCGAGGGCTTCTTGAAGGCGGAAATCCGCGCGGCGCAGAAGGCCGAAGAATACGTCATCGTCGTGTCGCACCATCCGACGGCCACCTGGACAAAACCGGCCGCGCAGCGCACGGTGACGCCGGAGGAGTTCACGGGCTACCTCGCGCGGCAGCCCAACCTGATCGCGCACATCTGCGGCCACACGCACGACAACCAGTTGATCATGCACAACGGCCCGTATCCGTATCCGGAGATTGTCACGGCATCGCTGATCGACTATCCGCAGGAGGTGCGGCTGTTCGACCTGTATTACGACCGGCGCAACGCGCAATTTCACCTGCGCAGCACCTTTCTCTCGCACGCGGACCAGCCGACCCGGTCCTCGCTGGAGGCGTACCAAAGGATGCAGGTGGACGCGCTCGCCGACCCGGACAGCCCGGAGTGGGTCGAACGCGTCAGCAACATGGACCTGAGCGGGATCGAAGAGATCATTTTGAACGCGCACGGCGGCAAAGACGCCGGAAAAGCGCGCGCATCGAAGAGCCTGCCGCGCAGAGTCCCGCCGGAAGGAGATCGCACGCCGCCGTTCACCGTGACCGTGCCCGCACGGCGTTTCTGAGACCGGACTACACGATACGGCGCCACTTCAGGACCATGCGTTCGCCCATGGCGGGCATGGCAAAGCGCCGCAGGCCGCCGTCTTTCCACGCGAGCCAGACGTAGCGGCCGTCCTCAAGACTGCGGCGAAACAGGAACCCGATGCGTTTTACCCCGTAACGGCCTCTTTCGAG is a genomic window of Candidatus Hydrogenedentota bacterium containing:
- a CDS encoding metallophosphoesterase; the protein is MRERGKRTGAWLLLAAPILTLLPAGCPYLDAWQSLPPVNGEHWLRFVQISDVHITDEESPARVIEFDAFIAASFRPQEAFAAQVLDATCRVVNRIHYGGFFTSSGPLDFVLVTGDATDNAQYNELRWFMDTMDGGRIVPDSGELDGPLRPVAPEVNPNFPFKAAGLAKDVPWFSCVGNHDNLGNGNFTIDRSAPDPVDWHAPVSPTVARFLGLLDLDPPRMSLMPTDGQSLAILLAGEAEPIDPHSYQLMPELLERGPIPPDAARRYLSKQAFIAEHFNTSSFPAGHGFMPVGVLTGQAYYAFRPKQDVPVRFIVLDSVGPDAIPGYVGADGALSYAEFEGFLKAEIRAAQKAEEYVIVVSHHPTATWTKPAAQRTVTPEEFTGYLARQPNLIAHICGHTHDNQLIMHNGPYPYPEIVTASLIDYPQEVRLFDLYYDRRNAQFHLRSTFLSHADQPTRSSLEAYQRMQVDALADPDSPEWVERVSNMDLSGIEEIILNAHGGKDAGKARASKSLPRRVPPEGDRTPPFTVTVPARRF